The Eriocheir sinensis breed Jianghai 21 unplaced genomic scaffold, ASM2467909v1 Scaffold877, whole genome shotgun sequence genome has a segment encoding these proteins:
- the LOC126994792 gene encoding chitin deacetylase 1-like, which produces MARLWYMWSTAVLLAAASGLHAPFLPRERRQITNSFDLDLPVEDLCKNKASNEFFRLPDTNDCRDVFRCDRSGRSGPIRLAAIRCPTQLAFDVDRQVCDWKARVKNCDKLEKPTKVKPLFNTDTPLCPEGQLACGNGVCLSQASFCDGIFDCEDNSDENACSVEEDPNRAPVCDNKQCVLPDCFCSADGTRIPGNLEPSNTPQMITITFSGAVNVDNVDLYQDLFNDESKNPNGCQTKATFFVSHRYTNYSAVQELHRKGHEIGVFSISNRESPDYWTHGTYDDWLTEMAGARLILERYANVSDNSIIGVRAPYLRVGGNTQFEMMTDQLFIYDSSITASLSKVPLWPYTLYFRMPHKCHGNAQNCPSRSHPVWEMVMNELDRRDDPKFDETLPGCHFVSSCTNIRTGEQFEHFLEHNFQRHYLTNRAPLGLHFHAAWLESNKDYKKILINFIKEKTSQNDVYFVTMLQVIQWMQSPTESTAIRDFPEWKEKCDVKGLPYCSLPNTCSLTSRELRGETLNLYTCMQCPREYPWLLDPTGDGLELV; this is translated from the exons cTAGTGGTCTTCATGCGCCTTTCCTTCCCCGAGAGCGCCGCCAAATCACCAACAGCTTTGATTTGGACCTGCCGGTGGAGGACCTGTGCAAGAACAAGGCCAGCAACGAGTTCTTCCGTCTGCCCGACACCAACGACTGCAGGGACGTGTTCAG GTGTGACCGCAGCGGGCGCAGCGGTCCCATTAGGCTGGCGGCCATCCGCTGCCCAACACAGCTCGCCTTTGATGTGGACCGCCAAGTATGTGACTGGAAGGCAAGGGTCAAGAACTGCGATAAGCTGGAGA AGCCAACCAAGGTGAAGCCGCTGTTCAACACGGACACGCCACTCTGCCCAGAGGGTCAGCTGGCCTGCGGGAATGGCGTCTGCCTCTCGCAAGCCTCCTTCTGTGACGGCATTTTTGACTGCGAGGACAACTCTGACGAGAATGCTTGCA GCGTGGAGGAGGACCCCAACCGCGCCCCGGTGTGTGACAACAAGCAGTGTGTCTTGCCGGACTGCTTCTGCTCCGCGGACGGCACGCGCATCCCGGGGAACCTGGAGCCCTCCAATACGCCTCAAATGATCACCATCACCTTCTCCGGCGCCGTTAACGTGGACAACGTCGACCTTTACCAAGACCTTTTTAATGACGAGAGTAAGAACCCGAACGGCTGCCAGACGAAGGCCACGTTCTTTGTCTCCCACAGGTACACCAACTACTCCGCCGTGCAGGAGCTGCACCGCAAGGGTCACGAGATCGGCGTTTTCTCCATCAGCAACCGCGAGAGTCCCGACTACTGGACGCACGGCACCTACGACGACTGGCTGACGGAGATGGCCGGGGCGAGACTCATCCTGGAGCGCTACGCCAACGTCAGCGACAACTCCATCATCGGGGTGCGCGCCCCCTACCTGCGGGTGGGCGGAAACACACAGTTCGAAATGATGACAGACCAACTCTTCATCTATGACTCCTCCATCACCGCGTCCCTCAGCAAGGTGCCGCTGTGGCCCTACACCCTCTACTTCCGCATGCCGCACAAGTGTCACGGCAACGCCCAGAACTGCCCCTCGCGCTCCCACCCGGTTTGGGAAATGGTCATGAACGAGCTGGATCGACGCGACGACCCTAAATTCGACGAGACCTTACCCGGCTGCCACTTCGTCAGCTCCTGCACCAACATCCGCACCGGCGAGCAGTTCGAGCATTTCCTGGAACACAACTTCCAGCGTCATTACCTAACCAACCGCGCACCTCTCGGCCTCCACTTCCACGCCGCCTGGCTGGAGAGTAACAAAGACTACAAGAAAATTCTCATCAATTTCATCAAAGAAAAGACGTCCCAGAACGACGTTTACTTCGTAACGATGCTGCAGGTGATCCAGTGGATGCAGAGCCCCACGGAGTCCACGGCCATTAGGGACTTCCCGGAGTGGAAGGAGAAGTGTGACGTGAAGGGTCTGCCTTACTGCTCGCTGCCCAACACGTGTTCCCTCACCAGCCGGGAGCTGCGCGGCGAGACCCTCAATCTGTACACCTGCATGCAGTGCCCCCGCGAGTACCCGTGGCTGCTCGACCCCACCGGCGACGGCCTCGAACTCGTGTGA